In the genome of Deltaproteobacteria bacterium, one region contains:
- a CDS encoding MBL fold metallo-hydrolase yields MRWKIGNVTVTRVIEVDLPTPGGFVLPDALPENLAKIPWLAPHFVTADGMLRMSIHALIVESQGRKILVDTCLGNDKKRPIPDWNMRSGPFLQQLADAGHPRESVDTVVCTHLHVDHVGWNTMLVGGRWVPTFENARYLIGRKEWDYWGKEPVNPDEPIMDDSVRPIIDAGLADLVETDHKLTSEVWLEPTHGHTPGHVSVRISSVGEDAVITGDMMHHPSQIAKPEWASSFDWNQDTGRATRRSALERWSAGGYLVIGTHFATPTAGRIVRDGDAWRFAV; encoded by the coding sequence ATGCGCTGGAAGATCGGGAACGTGACGGTGACGCGGGTGATCGAGGTGGATCTGCCGACGCCCGGCGGGTTCGTGCTCCCGGACGCGCTGCCCGAGAACCTGGCGAAGATCCCCTGGCTCGCGCCGCACTTCGTGACCGCGGACGGGATGCTCCGGATGAGCATCCACGCGCTGATCGTCGAGTCGCAGGGCCGGAAGATCCTGGTCGACACCTGCCTCGGAAACGACAAGAAGCGCCCGATTCCGGACTGGAACATGCGCAGCGGTCCGTTCCTGCAGCAGCTCGCCGACGCGGGACACCCGCGCGAGTCGGTGGACACGGTCGTCTGCACGCACCTGCACGTCGATCACGTCGGCTGGAACACGATGCTCGTCGGCGGCCGCTGGGTTCCGACGTTCGAGAACGCCCGCTACCTGATCGGCCGCAAGGAATGGGACTACTGGGGCAAGGAGCCGGTGAATCCGGACGAGCCGATCATGGACGACTCGGTGCGCCCGATCATCGACGCGGGGCTCGCGGACCTGGTCGAGACCGACCACAAGCTCACGAGCGAGGTCTGGCTCGAGCCGACGCACGGCCATACACCGGGTCACGTCAGCGTGCGCATCTCGTCGGTGGGCGAGGACGCCGTGATCACCGGCGACATGATGCACCACCCCTCGCAGATCGCGAAGCCCGAGTGGGCCTCGAGCTTCGACTGGAACCAGGACACCGGCCGCGCGACGCGGCGCTCCGCGCTAGAACGCTGGTCGGCGGGCGGGTATCTCGTGATCGGCACTCACTTTGCGACGCCGACGGCCGGCAGGATCGTCCGCGATGGTGACGCCTGGCGCTTCGCGGTCTAG
- the crcB gene encoding fluoride efflux transporter CrcB gives MRFGWVCLAGGLGSGLRYLIGSLVAERIPVPFPIGTLAVNLLGSALLAALVCASLETDAVSPELRIALGAGFLGGFTTYSAFSVETLALLQEGAWGLASGYAAVTVFGCLAACLLGQSAARWLVGG, from the coding sequence ATGCGATTCGGGTGGGTGTGTCTCGCGGGCGGGCTCGGCTCGGGCCTGCGCTATCTGATCGGAAGCCTCGTCGCGGAGCGCATTCCGGTCCCGTTTCCGATCGGGACGCTGGCGGTGAACCTGCTCGGCTCCGCGCTGCTCGCGGCGCTGGTGTGCGCGTCGCTCGAGACCGACGCGGTCTCGCCCGAGCTGCGCATCGCGCTGGGCGCTGGATTTCTCGGCGGCTTCACGACCTACTCCGCGTTCAGCGTCGAGACGCTCGCCCTGCTGCAGGAGGGCGCGTGGGGGCTGGCTTCGGGATACGCCGCGGTCACGGTCTTCGGCTGTCTCGCGGCGTGTCTCTTGGGGCAGAGCGCCGCGCGCTGGCTCGTGGGCGGCTGA
- a CDS encoding MATE family efflux transporter: protein MREIGELEVEVGSDAKLARPSLIAFFRDRDHTRGSLLVSVLVLALPSILTTTFSFGVFQLVELSFLGRLGEHALAAAGSSDQVLRQGLMLFVMGMTVASQMMISRLVGSGQVEGAEHVAGQSFVLGAGLALVAALTGGLFPEALVRLIASDPDVIALATVYVRIVFLSFFVMISGQIFSTVLNGAGDATTPMLTSFIVTPVSIFSQWALTFGHAGLPAIGIAGIPAGSAIGGACGAAVSLYMLFSGRCRVHLRARHVVPDLPTLARILTTSLMPAAHMLARSLMVMFFMIMAGRLGGKVQAAYTVGLRLEMLAIMLAFPIANACATLVGQNLGARRLSRAWGAIWASALVELAALWPLALGVFLFRHALVALFVDDAEVARMAEEYLVYSSGILAFYGLYFVAFRTLQAAGDMLSPMLISVSTAVLVGAPLGWLLATRTDLGATGMWIANLVYALVNASAMIGWLLSGRWARRHAI from the coding sequence GTGCGGGAGATCGGCGAGCTCGAGGTCGAGGTCGGGTCGGACGCGAAGCTCGCCCGCCCGTCGCTGATCGCGTTCTTCCGCGACCGCGACCACACGCGCGGCAGCCTGCTCGTCTCCGTGCTCGTGCTCGCACTGCCGTCGATCCTGACCACGACCTTCTCGTTCGGCGTCTTCCAGCTGGTCGAGCTCTCCTTCCTCGGGCGGCTCGGCGAGCACGCGCTCGCGGCCGCGGGATCGAGCGACCAGGTGCTGCGCCAGGGCCTGATGCTCTTCGTGATGGGCATGACGGTCGCCTCGCAGATGATGATCTCGCGGCTCGTCGGCTCCGGACAGGTCGAGGGCGCGGAGCACGTCGCGGGCCAGAGCTTCGTGCTCGGCGCGGGCCTGGCGCTGGTCGCGGCGCTGACCGGCGGGCTGTTTCCCGAGGCGCTCGTGCGCCTGATCGCGAGCGACCCCGACGTGATCGCGCTCGCCACGGTCTACGTGCGGATCGTGTTCCTGAGCTTCTTCGTGATGATCTCGGGACAGATCTTCTCGACCGTGCTGAACGGCGCCGGCGACGCGACCACGCCGATGCTCACGTCGTTCATCGTGACGCCGGTCTCGATCTTCTCGCAGTGGGCGCTCACGTTCGGGCACGCCGGACTGCCGGCGATCGGGATCGCGGGAATCCCGGCCGGCTCGGCGATCGGCGGGGCCTGCGGCGCGGCGGTCTCGCTCTACATGCTCTTTAGCGGCCGCTGCCGCGTGCACCTGCGCGCCCGTCACGTCGTGCCGGACCTGCCCACGCTGGCGCGGATCCTGACCACCAGCCTGATGCCGGCCGCGCACATGCTCGCGCGCTCGCTGATGGTGATGTTCTTCATGATCATGGCGGGCCGCCTCGGCGGGAAGGTGCAGGCGGCCTACACCGTCGGGCTGCGGCTCGAGATGCTCGCGATCATGCTCGCCTTCCCGATCGCGAACGCCTGCGCGACGCTGGTCGGCCAGAACCTGGGCGCGCGGCGCCTCTCGCGCGCCTGGGGCGCGATCTGGGCCAGCGCCCTCGTCGAGCTCGCGGCGCTCTGGCCGCTCGCGCTCGGCGTGTTCCTGTTCCGCCACGCGCTCGTCGCGCTCTTCGTCGACGACGCCGAGGTGGCCCGGATGGCCGAGGAGTATCTCGTCTACTCCTCCGGGATCCTCGCCTTCTACGGCCTGTACTTCGTGGCGTTCCGCACGCTTCAGGCCGCGGGCGACATGCTCTCGCCGATGCTGATCTCCGTCTCGACGGCCGTCCTCGTCGGAGCCCCGCTCGGCTGGCTTCTCGCCACGCGCACCGACCTGGGCGCAACGGGGATGTGGATCGCGAACCTGGTCTACGCGCTGGTGAACGCGAGCGCGATGATCGGCTGGCTGCTCTCGGGTCGCTGGGCGCGCCGCCACGCGATCTGA
- a CDS encoding alpha/beta hydrolase, whose product MSSATVLLSHNRVQLALHELRSGDGRALLLLHGLGERSPSRMPPELEGWPGPILALDFTGHGRSSVPRGGGYTSEILIGDVDAALARVGHATLVGRGLGAYIALLCAGARPRLVRGAILLDGPGLAGGSARPGTPLIPMPDPNAVTPPDPFALVELASDVRPPDYATSFVRQATHLSGLERPISICTLERPDWLRAVVEEPGVETCELEQALEFYASDEPAAAR is encoded by the coding sequence GTGAGCTCGGCGACGGTCCTGCTCTCGCACAATCGCGTGCAGCTCGCGCTGCACGAGCTGCGCTCGGGCGACGGCCGCGCCCTGCTGCTGCTGCACGGGCTGGGCGAGCGCTCGCCATCGCGGATGCCGCCGGAGCTCGAGGGCTGGCCCGGTCCGATCCTCGCGCTCGACTTCACCGGTCACGGCCGCTCCAGCGTTCCTCGCGGCGGTGGCTACACCAGCGAGATCCTGATCGGCGACGTCGACGCCGCGCTCGCGCGCGTCGGCCACGCCACGCTGGTGGGGCGCGGGCTCGGCGCGTACATCGCCCTGCTCTGCGCCGGAGCGCGGCCGCGGCTCGTGCGCGGCGCGATCCTGCTCGACGGACCCGGGCTCGCGGGCGGAAGCGCGCGACCCGGAACGCCGCTGATCCCGATGCCGGACCCCAACGCCGTGACGCCGCCGGATCCGTTCGCGCTCGTCGAGCTGGCCTCGGACGTTCGCCCGCCCGACTACGCGACCTCGTTCGTCCGCCAGGCCACGCACTTGTCGGGGCTGGAACGCCCGATCAGCATCTGCACGCTCGAGCGGCCCGACTGGCTGCGCGCGGTGGTCGAGGAGCCCGGCGTCGAGACCTGCGAGCTCGAGCAGGCGCTGGAGTTCTACGCTTCGGACGAGCCGGCCGCGGCCCGCTAG
- a CDS encoding class I SAM-dependent methyltransferase — protein sequence MKERRLYARSFVFALLALALASGCGTLKRLAYEAPGRDAAQQPDRVVAALALPPGALVADLGAGGGYFTFRLANAVGPDGRVYAVDIDPDMLGYLRDRVRAEKRENVEVIEAASDDPRLPESGVDLIFLCNTYHHLSDRVAYFSALHDRLRHRGRIAIVEYRSGRHGTPMHVIREELREAGYRLADEHDFLADQTFQIFVPSLD from the coding sequence ATGAAGGAACGGCGACTCTACGCGCGGAGCTTCGTCTTCGCGCTGCTCGCGCTCGCGCTGGCCTCGGGCTGCGGCACGCTCAAGCGCCTGGCCTACGAGGCTCCGGGTCGCGACGCGGCGCAGCAGCCGGATCGCGTGGTCGCGGCGCTGGCATTGCCGCCGGGAGCGCTCGTCGCGGATCTCGGCGCCGGCGGGGGCTACTTCACGTTCCGGCTCGCGAACGCGGTCGGGCCCGACGGGCGCGTCTACGCCGTCGACATCGATCCGGACATGCTCGGCTACCTGCGCGACCGGGTGCGCGCGGAGAAGCGCGAGAACGTCGAGGTGATCGAGGCCGCAAGCGACGATCCCCGCCTGCCCGAGAGCGGCGTCGACCTGATCTTCCTCTGCAACACCTACCACCACCTCTCGGATCGGGTCGCCTACTTCAGCGCGCTGCACGACCGGCTGCGACACCGCGGGCGAATCGCGATCGTCGAGTACCGCTCGGGCCGGCACGGCACGCCCATGCACGTGATTCGCGAGGAGCTGCGCGAGGCGGGCTATCGGCTCGCCGACGAGCACGACTTCCTCGCGGACCAGACCTTCCAGATCTTCGTCCCGTCGCTCGACTAG
- a CDS encoding alpha/beta hydrolase, with product MSEEVIRFPGARRPDRTRRVDAYGVGIAVYEWGAPDARPLLLAHGGFDFAGTFDGFAPLLADGGWRVVSWDHRGHGDSDHAALYSWQADLRDALLVMDSVGHEPMPIVGHSKGGGVCMQLTEARPNRVSRFANLDGMPGKWRHPDVADRERTKLLDSELSSWLDWRRRAADLARKPGTLDELARRRGRMNPRLSHDWLRYLVTIGARRDADGWRWKIDPSMRFGGFGPWRPDWSLERMRGFPAPLLAILGSVEEEMGWGTSAEFLAPYMPRGTRIVTLPDCGHFVHIEHPRRVADLVLEFLA from the coding sequence ATGAGTGAAGAGGTCATCCGCTTTCCCGGCGCGCGCCGCCCGGATCGGACGCGCCGCGTCGACGCCTACGGCGTCGGCATCGCCGTCTACGAGTGGGGCGCGCCCGACGCGAGGCCGCTTCTGCTCGCGCACGGCGGCTTCGACTTCGCCGGCACCTTCGACGGCTTCGCGCCGCTGCTGGCCGACGGCGGCTGGCGCGTCGTGTCCTGGGATCACCGCGGACACGGAGACTCCGACCACGCCGCGCTCTACTCCTGGCAGGCCGACCTGCGCGACGCGCTTCTCGTGATGGACTCGGTCGGGCACGAGCCGATGCCGATCGTCGGCCACTCCAAGGGCGGCGGCGTGTGCATGCAGCTCACCGAGGCGCGGCCGAACCGCGTGTCGCGCTTCGCGAACCTGGACGGGATGCCCGGCAAGTGGCGCCATCCCGACGTCGCGGACCGCGAGCGCACGAAGCTTCTCGACAGCGAGCTCTCGAGCTGGCTCGACTGGCGCAGGCGCGCGGCCGACCTCGCGCGCAAGCCCGGCACGCTCGACGAGCTGGCGCGCCGCCGCGGCCGGATGAACCCGCGTCTCTCGCACGACTGGCTGCGCTATCTGGTCACGATCGGAGCGCGGCGCGACGCGGACGGCTGGCGCTGGAAGATCGACCCGTCGATGCGTTTCGGCGGCTTCGGTCCGTGGCGACCCGACTGGTCGCTCGAGCGCATGCGCGGCTTCCCGGCGCCGCTCCTGGCGATCCTCGGCTCGGTCGAGGAGGAGATGGGCTGGGGGACCTCGGCCGAGTTCCTCGCGCCGTACATGCCGCGCGGCACGCGCATCGTCACGCTCCCGGACTGCGGCCACTTCGTGCACATCGAGCACCCGCGGCGCGTGGCCGACCTGGTGCTGGAGTTCCTGGCGTGA
- a CDS encoding MFS transporter, whose protein sequence is MAQESDEDRHFGISGRRRSPQTPLAREAAVLRRDLAYVHSDAIAASVMVGTGETYIAAFALALGLGDIVAGIVASGPILAGAVLQLVSPYAVRRLGSHRRWVVLAAAVQAASFAPLVGAAVAGRLSAFGLLAIATLYWAAGMAAGPAWNTWVGTIVPRSLRARFFARRSRVGQAALLAGLLGGGAILHGFESNEERLLGFAVLFALAGLARGVSAWLLAKQSEPDPLIERVTGRLDLAPPRSTPGNRRLLAYLLAVQTGVHVAAPFFTPYMLGEVALGLSYVGYMTLIAASFVSKILALPWLGHFSAKHGARRLLRLAGLSIVPLPALWTFSNDFNYLLAVQLFSGVAWGAHELATFLLFFDAIRPEERTRVLTWFNLASATAMVSGAAAGGWLLGTQGIDLAGYATLFWISAGARALTLPLLAWLPDLRTTAAPPAVGILAARPSSGSIDRPVLSDREDSPIERPAEPRELSSTE, encoded by the coding sequence GTGCACAGCGACGCGATCGCTGCGAGCGTGATGGTCGGCACCGGCGAGACCTACATCGCGGCGTTCGCGCTCGCGCTCGGCCTCGGCGACATCGTCGCGGGGATCGTCGCGTCGGGTCCGATTCTCGCCGGCGCGGTGCTCCAGCTGGTCTCGCCCTACGCCGTTCGGCGTCTCGGCTCGCACCGGCGCTGGGTGGTGCTCGCAGCCGCTGTGCAGGCCGCGAGCTTCGCGCCTCTGGTCGGGGCCGCCGTCGCAGGGCGGCTCAGCGCCTTCGGGCTGCTGGCGATCGCGACGCTCTACTGGGCCGCGGGAATGGCGGCAGGGCCGGCCTGGAACACCTGGGTCGGCACGATCGTCCCCCGCAGTCTGCGTGCGCGCTTCTTCGCGCGGCGCAGCCGCGTCGGGCAGGCGGCGCTGCTCGCGGGGCTGCTCGGCGGCGGGGCAATCCTCCACGGGTTCGAGTCGAACGAAGAGCGGCTGCTCGGCTTCGCGGTTCTGTTCGCGCTCGCCGGCCTGGCTCGCGGAGTCTCCGCCTGGCTGCTCGCGAAGCAGAGCGAGCCCGATCCGTTGATCGAGCGCGTGACCGGCCGGCTCGATCTGGCGCCGCCGCGCTCGACGCCCGGAAATCGCCGCCTGCTCGCCTACCTGCTCGCGGTGCAGACGGGCGTGCACGTCGCGGCGCCGTTCTTCACGCCGTACATGCTCGGCGAGGTCGCGCTCGGGCTCTCCTACGTGGGGTACATGACGCTGATCGCGGCGTCGTTCGTCTCGAAGATCCTGGCGCTTCCGTGGCTCGGTCACTTCTCGGCGAAGCACGGCGCGCGGCGATTGCTGCGGCTGGCGGGGCTCTCGATCGTGCCGCTGCCCGCGCTCTGGACCTTCTCGAACGACTTCAACTATCTGCTCGCGGTGCAGCTCTTCAGCGGCGTGGCCTGGGGCGCGCACGAGCTCGCCACGTTCCTGCTCTTCTTCGACGCGATCCGTCCCGAGGAGCGCACTCGCGTGCTGACCTGGTTCAACCTGGCCAGCGCCACGGCGATGGTCAGTGGAGCTGCGGCGGGGGGCTGGCTGCTCGGCACGCAGGGCATCGACCTGGCGGGCTACGCGACACTCTTCTGGATCAGCGCGGGCGCGCGGGCGCTCACGCTTCCGCTTCTCGCGTGGCTTCCCGACCTGCGGACCACGGCCGCGCCGCCCGCGGTGGGGATCCTCGCGGCGCGTCCGTCCTCGGGCTCGATCGATCGGCCCGTGCTCTCCGACCGCGAGGACAGCCCGATCGAGCGGCCTGCGGAGCCCCGCGAGCTCAGCTCGACGGAGTAG
- a CDS encoding methyltransferase domain-containing protein, which translates to MNRETYYKDHWVEIEPERIDAYEQMFEWRPQSAPLLEPAELAPGQTVIDYGCGPGGLAVELARRVAPNGRVHGVDLNALFLERARERAKRDGVEALIELHRTDGDRIPLEARIADRLVCKNVMEYVPDVAATLAEFRRVLTPGGLAHVIDSDWGLLAVEPIGAERIAELFEAAKPAYKTPLIGRKLWGAMRGAGFSDVKVKIVASADTKGFTAPIVFNMMSYARASGRLPKATLEALAADLKKSLSDGTFLLILPQFLVTGTA; encoded by the coding sequence ATGAACCGCGAGACCTACTACAAGGACCACTGGGTCGAGATCGAGCCGGAGCGGATCGACGCGTACGAGCAGATGTTCGAATGGCGGCCGCAGAGCGCGCCCTTGCTCGAGCCGGCCGAGCTCGCGCCCGGACAGACGGTGATCGACTACGGCTGCGGGCCCGGCGGACTCGCGGTCGAGCTGGCGCGGCGCGTCGCGCCGAACGGCCGCGTGCACGGCGTGGACCTGAACGCGCTGTTCCTGGAGCGAGCGCGCGAACGAGCGAAGCGCGACGGCGTCGAGGCGCTGATCGAGCTGCACCGGACCGACGGCGATCGCATCCCGCTCGAAGCGCGAATCGCCGACCGGCTGGTGTGCAAGAACGTGATGGAGTACGTGCCCGACGTCGCCGCGACGCTCGCGGAGTTCCGCCGCGTGCTTACGCCGGGAGGGCTCGCGCACGTGATCGACAGCGACTGGGGCCTGCTCGCGGTGGAGCCGATCGGCGCGGAGCGGATCGCCGAGCTCTTCGAGGCCGCGAAGCCCGCCTACAAGACCCCGCTGATCGGCCGCAAGCTCTGGGGCGCGATGCGCGGCGCGGGCTTCTCCGACGTGAAGGTGAAGATCGTCGCCAGCGCCGACACCAAGGGCTTCACCGCGCCGATCGTCTTCAACATGATGTCGTACGCGCGCGCCTCCGGACGGCTGCCGAAGGCGACGCTCGAGGCGCTCGCCGCGGACCTGAAGAAGTCCCTCTCCGACGGAACGTTCCTGCTGATCCTGCCGCAGTTCCTGGTCACCGGAACGGCCTGA